The sequence agAAGAGAAAAACTTCATTAAACTTGAACAACAGAGTTCACATCAGAAGGGAGAACCCTCGAAGAAGACAAAGGTATGAAATTACGTAAAGCATAACGAGCTAAGCCATCCGTAGTCGAGTTTCCTTCGCGAGCAGTCCAACTGAAAGCAACATGACGAAAAGAGGCAGCCTCTCTGTAGAGATTCTCCAACGTAACGCCAAGGTAAGAAAGATCAGCTTCTCGTTTAACCAGCAACCAGTAGAGCTCTTAGCAATCTGTTTCAAAAATGATATCCTGGACATCCAACTCACGACATAAAACAATCCCCTCCAACATGGCCATCGCCTCCCCTTCCACAGCTGTGAAGACTCCCAGCcgaaaaccaaatctgcacccAAGAATCGACCCATGTGCATCCTTCAAAACCATCCCTATCTGCAATAAAGGCTGCATCGCTAAAGAGCTTGACCTAATCGTTCATGCACTCCTTCCGTAAGGGTTTTTGTCTGATTGGATTCGCGCAAATGGGCGGTGACCAAATTGCTCATTGTGCCGTAGCCAAGCACTCCACATGGctcatttctttgttttggaACCGGGACAGATTCTGAGCAAACCAAATAGCCCAAGCTGAGGTCGCGAAAAGAGCATGCACATCTTTATCCGGGCAGCTTCGAATTTTTCCAAACCAATCCACAATAGAGCAGGCCTCCCCAGGGGACAAAGGCTGTAATGGCAGTGGAGAGACCGCCCAAAAAAACTCCGCCCATTTACAGTCCCGGAGAGCATGTTCCATTGTTTCTTCGTTCTCGCCACATTTGCCACACACAGGATCAATGACAATCGAACGACTCCGCAAAGCAGTCGCCACAGGAAGAGCATTAGCCGCACAACGCCACATGAACATCTTCACCTTTGGGATAACCTCCAGATTCCAAATCCAATTCCAAAGCCCACCATTTGAAGTCGATGAAGATGCTTCGTATCTGTTTTTGAGTTCAACTGCCAGTTAACCCGATATAACCGAGTACGTGTTAAACTTTCCCAACGGCCAAAAAGGCTTATCCTGGACTGCATAGTTAGCTCTCATTTGCACCGTGATTTTCCATCTATCATCAGCGTTGAAGACCTCCTCCAGTTTACAATCATCCCAAGAATCCGAATCATCCAATAGGAGCTCGCAAACCTTCAAATTAACTTTCTCATCCGAAACAATCGCAGCCAGAAAATTCCCTTTACCATTAGGTAACCAATGGTCAACACCAACCTGAATACGTTCACCATTCCCAAGTCGCCAAGCAACGCCTTCCGCTAGAAGATTTCTGCCAACTAAAATGCTTTTCCATATATAAGATGGGTTATGAGCATTTCCAGCCATAAGTAAATCCGTTTGCGGATAATAACGTGCCTTTAAAGATCGGGTAAGAAGTGAACTGTCATATGTAAGTAGCCTCCAAGCTTGTTTGGCCAGCATAGCTTGGTTAAAGAGACTAATATCTCGGAATCCAAGTCCACCCTCTCCTTTCGCCATACATAACCTCTTCCAACTTCTCTAGTGAATGCACCTTTCATCGTTTTTTGACCCCAAAAGAAGCGCGGCACCACACTATTCAACTGTTGGCAAATTTGTTACGGTAAGGCAAAACAGCTCATAATATAAGTTGGAATTGATTGGAGCACAACCTTTATAAAAACCATCTTGCTTGCTCCAGAAAGAAACCTCATTTTCCAATCTTTAGACTTTTTTCTTGTTCTATCAACCAACATTTGAAAGATCTCGTTCTTTGCTCTTCCCACAGAATTTGGAATACCCAAGTAAGTCGATCTTTGCCCACTCCGTTGGACCCCCAGTTGCTCCGCCAGCTGTTGTTGCATATTATCATCAATGCCACCACTAAAATCAATAATAGATTTATCTAAGTTCACCAATTGGCCAGAAACTCCCTCATAAGTCTTGATAATCCCACTCACAACAGACACCTCCATCGAATTGCCACACCCAAAAATGATACAATCATCTGCAAAAAGAATGTGGCTCACTCTCGGGGCCGTTCGACAAATGCGAGCTCCATGCAAAAGATTATTCGTCTCAGCTTTGCGTAGCAGACCAGAAAGCGCCTCGGCACAAAAGAGGAAAAGAAATGGAGACAGAGGGTCTCCCTGGCGAAGTCCTCTGCTAGGCTCAAAGCTGGCTCCTGGAAAACCATTAACTCAAACACGAAAAGAGACAGTGGACACACATTTCATAATCAGAGCCACAAAGGAAGGAGTAAAACCTAAGTGCAGCATAATAGACTCCAAAAAACCCCACTTAACACGATCATAAGCCTTTGCCATATCAAGTTTAAAAGCAAAGATACCATGAGCTTTGGCCTTATTAAGTTTCAATATATGAAAGATCTCGAAAGCAAGCAAAGCATTATCAGTTATGTGACGCCCAGGGACAAACGCTGACTGACTCTCATGGATAATAGAAGGGAGACATAGCTTAAGGCGATTGGTAATAGCTTTGGAGATGATTTTATCAACCACATTACATAGGCTTATACGACGGAAATCAGACGGCAAGAcacactttttctttttgggaatAAGGCAAATAAAAGTAGAATTAATAGGGCCAGGAGACACACCATTATTCAGGACATCAAGAATCATATGAACTAAATCAAACTTAGCGGCATACCAACAAGATTTATAGAATAAAGCAGGCATACCATCAGGCCTCGGGGCCTTAAGGGGGTGCATTTGATTGAGAACTTGCTCAATCTCCGTCTGAGTGTAAGGAGCGGTAAGATTCCGGTTCATTTCTGTAGTGACCACAGGTTCAATGGATTGAAGAACTTCAGCAGGGTTATGGGTTGATCCCGACGTGAAGAGCGTTTGAAAGTGAGACCAAAACACCTCATCTAACTCATCATTAGCACGCACAGTAGTACCATCAGCTTTCTGAATCTCCCGAATGTAGTTACGTTTTTTCCGCCCCTCAGCTGTACGGTGGAAAAATCCAGTATTTCTATCTCCTTCCGAAATCTAATCCGCCCTGGATCGTTGCTTCCACATAACTTCTTCTTGTTTGAGAAGCTCATCCAGTTCATCTTCCAGTCGACGTTGAGAATCTTTAGTGAAAGCATTCCGGTTCGGCTCCTGAAGCTTCTTAAGTTCGTTCCGGAGAAGAGCACATTTCTTCTTAATATGACCGAAAACTTGATTTTCCCAAATCTTAAGCTCGTTTTCCATGTTCTAAATTTTAGAACTAATCCCTCCCACTGAACTGCCCACACTACCAGAGTTCCACAAATTTGCACAAAAGGGTAAGCAACGGTCATCCTTCAACCACATTGCCTCAAAATGAAATGGCTTAGGACGGTTTTGTATCTCCCTCAAATCCTTGTCGAGATTGAGTAGAATTGGGCAGTGATCACTGGACTTTCGCAGCAAGTGAGAGACTTCATAGCCCGGGAACATAGCAGCCCATGTTGCACTACCAAGGGCTCTATCGAGTCGTTCCATTATATTATCAACACCTTGCTGATTGTTACTCCAAGTGAAGGGATCCCCCATAAAACTAAGATCCGATAAACCACACAAATCCACAGTCTCTCTAAAATCCATTAATCTCTCATCCGCTTTCAAGTTTCCTCTCCTCTTCTCAAAGTGGAACATAGTTTCGTTGAAATCTCCAGCACATATCCAGCTCTCTTGAACATATGGAGTAAAAGAACGCATGAGATCCCAAGTCAAAACATGTTCTTCAGTTCGACTCCACCCATACAAACCACAAAAATCCCAAGATGGATGAATACCATCATTAACGGAAACCAAAATATGGTGAAGCGACGATGATTGCACCGTCATCTCCAGATCCTCCACCCATAACAAACATAATCCACCTCGGCGACCTCTTGTAGAGCACTCACAATCAATAGCAAAAAAGTTTGAAAAACCAAGCTGAGAAATAATAGGCGACCAATCCTCAGTTAAAAGCTTTGTTTCCATGAGAAACAAAAAATCGGGCCTCTTTTGTTTGGTTAACCAAACAAGATGACGAATTGTCGTAGGGTTCCCAAGCCCCCGACGATTCCAGATTAAGGAATTCATTGTGCCCGGCGGGATTGCTCCAAAGCAATCTCCGCCGATGTTGCATTTGTAGGGGGAACGTCGTCAAGCATAGTCCCTTTAAGGCGTTTCTGGACAAGCTCAATAACTTCAGATTTAACAGAAGTGTCATCACCTTCCTCATTGCACAGGTGACGTTTCTGTAGAGTAATATGACGTAAACTGGAATGAATGTGGTTTGAAGAATTAGGATTTCTAGCACATCTCTTCCATTTTTTACCAGTGGTGGTAGAAGAGATGGAACTAGTTGGAGGGGTTAGGGGGTTGGGTAGTAGAGTTTTGTGTTGGGATTGAGGTTTGATGTTAAGGAGCTGTATAAGATCGGAAGTTGGAGTGAAGGGAGCTGTGGGACCAGTCGGGAGAGGAAACGATGGAGTTGGGGATAAACTGGAAGTAAGAGTGTTCGATGAGGGAGGAGTGGGGGGTGTTGCCGAGTAAGAGAACTTGTGTTATGGGATTATAACAGTTTTATTGGATGTAGAAGAGGTTTTGGCGATGGTGTTGAAGATACGAGTTTTCCTGTGGCAGAATGGGATATAATGGGCTTTTTTGGAGGGACAAAAGAGCTTTCAACAGGTTGGGTTTGGGTATTGACATGAGTATCGAGAGAAATGGAATAAGGATAGAGATGTTTTTTGTTTGGAGTGTTTGAGATAACAAGATTAAAGGAAAGAGGGGGTGGGCGTGGCTTATTTGTGTGGTTTTTGTGCGATAGGAAAGATTTAGGCCAATCATCCA comes from Salvia miltiorrhiza cultivar Shanhuang (shh) chromosome 3, IMPLAD_Smil_shh, whole genome shotgun sequence and encodes:
- the LOC131018874 gene encoding uncharacterized protein LOC131018874, translating into MTVQSSSLHHILVSVNDGIHPSWDFCGLYGWSRTEEHVLTWDLMRSFTPYVQESWICAGDFNETMFHFEKRRGNLKADERLMDFRETVDLCGLSDLSFMGDPFTWSNNQQGVDNIMERLDRALGSATWAAMFPGYEVSHLLRKSSDHCPILLNLDKDLREIQNRPKPFHFEAMWLKDDRCLPFCANLWNSAEGRKKRNYIREIQKADGTTVRANDELDEVFWSHFQTLFTSGSTHNPAEVLQSIEPVVTTEMNRNLTAPYTQTEIEQVLNQMHPLKAPRPDGMPALFYKSCWYAAKFDLVHMILDVLNNGVSPGPINSTFICLIPKKKKCVLPSDFRRISLCNVVDKIISKAITNRLKLCLPSIIHESQSAFVPGRHITDNALLAFEIFHILKLNKAKAHGIFAFKLDMAKAYDRVKWGFLESIMLHLGASFEPSRGLRQGDPLSPFLFLFCAEALSGLLRKAETNNLLHGARICRTAPRVSHILFADDCIIFGCGNSMEVSVVSGIIKTYEGVSGQLVNLDKSIIDFSGGIDDNMQQQLAEQLGVQRSGQRSTYLGIPNSVGRAKNEIFQMLVDRTRKKSKDWKMRFLSGASKMLNSVVPRFFWGQKTMKGAFTREVGRGYVWRKERVDLDSEILVSLTKLCWPNKLGGYLHMTVHFLPDL